Below is a genomic region from Candidatus Melainabacteria bacterium RIFOXYA2_FULL_32_9.
GCAACATCTCTTGCAAAAGCAGTGTATACATACCTATCTGCAAGAACAATGAAACCCGCTTTTAGTGGTGGTACTATTATCTGCTCTAATCTGTCTGCAAAATCTATGGCATGTAAGAGGCTAAAGGTCCTTGGACTTAATATATTTTTCTTCTTAGCTTCTTTTATTGTTTCAGAAATAAGTTTTGAAGAGTTCCACTCGGTAAAAATAATATCACCTAAGACAGATGTCAGCCAATCTCTTAATAATGCCAGCTGTGTGCTTTTACCAGAGCCGTCAATTCCTTCAACTACTATTAATGTTCCTGAAAGATTATGATCTTTATTTAAACGCATACCATTTTAACTGCTTATAATTACAAACTAATAAATATTATCATAAATGAATATTAAAATTCATCTATTTATTAAACTTTTAATTAAATCTTATTTATAAATTGCTTTCCTGTAACTTATTATCTCGTTTATTAATGCATTCTTCAGCTTCTTTTTCAAGTCGCTCAAAAATTTCTTTTACTGAGATAATATCTCTATATTTTGTGAGATTGGCACCTGTGAAGAATAAGCCATTTTCTAAGTCACCTGTACGGGCTGCTTCAAGAGCTTTTATGATACAGAAACTATGTGAACAGTGTTTCAGGCAGACGTCACATCTACTAGGTTTTTCTATAGTGCCATCTAAAAGCCTTTGAGTAAGTGGGGTTAAAATCGCTCTTGCTGGTAGACCCACTGGGCTTTTAATCATGCAAATATCTTTTTCTTCAGTATTAATAAAGAGCTTTTTAAAGTTATCATGCACATCGCATTCTTTACTTAATACAAATCTTGTTGCCATTTGAACACCATCAGCACCGAGTGAAAAAGCTTCCATTATATCGGCACCTGATGTAATTCCACCTGCAGCTACAAGCGATACATGATCCACGTTTTTATAATTTGGAGTTGAATCTAGCGCTTCACGTATTTCCGGGATTAAGCTTCTAATTGGTTCACATGTTCCAACGTGACCACCAGCTTCTCCACTTTCTACAATTATTGTAGTTGCACCGAGTTTTTTAGATAAAACCGCAAGTTTTGCAGAGCTAACTATTGGAACAACAGGAATATTTGCTTCTCTGCCTATTGAAAAAATATCTCTGGAAAATCCTGCACCGAATACAATAAGATCAACTTTTTCTTCCAGTGAAATTCTAACAAGATTGTTAAATTCTGAAGCAGCAAACATAATATTTACGCCTAGTAAACCACCTTTATTGGTGATTAAGCTTCTTGCTAATCTGATTTGGTCTCTTAGCTCTGGCTCAGGCAATCCTGAAACAGCTATTAAGCCGATTCCGCCGCAATTTGCAACTGCTGCGGCCAGTGGAGCTCTACTGACTCTTATTGCCATCCCACCTTGTATGATGGGTTTATTTGCGATTACATTTTCTTTTATTTTTAATGGATGGAATATCATAGATCACTTTCCAACTTTTGTACTAATTATAACAGAGAAATAAAACAAAAAAACAAATTTATCCTGCAAGATCCCATTTACCACAAGTTCCACCCCATCTTGCAATTATATTGCCTTTAACTTCTTTGGGTGATTTGGCATCTTGATTTTCGAGTTCGCCTTGTACTATTGTAATCACTTCACAATTATTTGAACAGTCATTACATTCATGAGTTAACGAATTGAAACTAAAGTCTCTTACTTCCCATCCCTTGAACTTTGTATTAGCCCTGGTATATTCATAATTTTCCATTGCTAATAGTGCAGCTCCTATGGCTCCCATAGTTTGATGGTTTTCTGGGACAACTACTTCTAATCCTAATGCTTCTTCAAATGCTTTTACCATTCCTATATTAGTAGCAACACCGCCTTGGAATACGACAGGTGCTAAAATTTCTTTGCCTAAAGCTAAATTACTTAAATAATTTCTTACTAATGCCTGACATAGTCCATAGAGCAAATCAGGTACAGGGTATCCAAGTTGTTGTTTGTGTATTAAGTCGCTTTCGGCAAATACACCGCATCTTCCGGCAATTCTAGCTGGAGAATTTGACTTTAATGCTGTTGAGCCAAATTCTTCAATAGGAACATTAAGTCTGCTTGCTTGTTGGTCAAGAAAGCTGCCTGTTCCTGCAGCACATACAGTGTTCATAGCAAAGTCAGTAACAATACTATCTCTTAATATGATAATTTTGCTATCCTGGCCGCCAATCTCAAGAATTGTTTGTACTCCTGTGACATGAATGCTTGCAGCAACTGCGTGCGCTGTAATTTCATTTTTTATTACATCAGCACCCATTAATGCTCCTGCCAGCTGTCTTCCGCTACCTGTGGTACCTACTCCGCATATTTCATATTCTTCATTTGCTTGTTGGAGTAGCATACTCATGCCGCTTTGTATTGCAACTACAGGTTTGCCTGCTGTTCTGAGCATTACACTGTCTATATATTCACCAGTTTCATCTATTACTGCTAATTTTGTTGTGACTGAACCTACATCTATACCTAAAAATGATCTTTTTGCCATTTTTATCTCCATTATTTAACAGATAATAGTTTTTAAACTATATTCTATTTAAAAATATGAAAAACATGATAATAAGTAAAGATTATCAAGTTACCTAATTTAAATCTAATTGGCTATTATCCTTGATATCAATTATAAATATCTGGTAAAGAGTTGTTAATTAATCATATATTAATTTATTTTAACTACTGACTTATTAAGAATAAATAATACCTTAAGTTTGAACCAAAAAGTATAAATATGCCATTAATACGAAAGTTTGGTATTAGATAACCCTGTGAATCTCAGTAATTGCAAGGTGTGGAAATAAGAATTTATATGTGAAATACTATTTTTAGAACAAGAATTTTGGTCTATTAATAAGTTGTAGCAGGAAGATTAAATTTTGGAATTAAAATGAAACAAGCTATCGAATTAATTCAATCTCAAAACTATATAGAAGCATTAAACATTTTAAATAAATTAATAAAAAATGAACCATCTAACTGGCAAGCATTAAGCGAGGCAGGTTTTTGTCATATTCAAGTAGGAGAGTTAATAAAAGCTCAAGATAAGTTTGATTTGGCTTCCCAGTTTAATCCAGAAGATCCTTGGATATGGCAGCAGTATAGTTATGTTCTATTTCAGCTTGGTAAAGTTTCTGGTGCAATTAGCGCGCTTAGAAAAGCTGTTAAGTCGAAACCGTATGATATTATGATTAATTATCAATTAGCCTTTCTCTATTTCAGGACTAAGGATTTTAGTAATTCTTTGAAATATGTTGATAAGGCCATAGAGCTTTCTAATGCTTCAGGAAATCATATTTATATTAATGATTTACTTGGCATGAAGGCTATGATATATGAAAATACTGATCATAATAAGGCAATAGAAGTTTATTTTACTATATTTAAAACCCTGGAAGATGATGCTTGTTCTTATGATAAGTTTTCCAGCTTGATTATCGACAGGTTTGAATTTTCAAGCAATCTTACTGAACTAAACACAGCATTTCCTGAATATAATGAAGCTACTCAGTTGTTTAGATCAGGTGATCTGGATAATGCTATTAATTTGTATAAAAAAGTAATTAAAGAGCATAAATTTTGCTATCCTGCATATCTGGGATTAGCTCAGGCTTTGTACGAGAAAAGGTTTAGTACTCGAGATATTGGTGATTATAATGATCCAGCAGGTATTTCTAAGTTATTTAAAAATTACGAACAATTAAATAAAACAGAGAAAAATATCATAATTGCTTCGGTCTTACCTTTTGAAAATTTTATTCCAATAATAAATAGTCGTGATTCTCATTTTGTAATTGCGCCGATTGATACTAAGTTAACAGACTATCCTGCAAATCAATACCTGAAGAATAGGAATTATCTTGAAAATATTTCGTACTGTTCATTAAGGGGAATTGGTGGGGATAATGCATATGTTGGAATTGAAAGATTAAGGGATTTTTTATGGGAAGTTCCTCAAACATTGAAGTTTATACCGGCATGTGTTGCTCATGAATTTGCGCATTTAGTCTGGTGTTCGTTAGATAAAAATGTAGTAAAAAGGGTTGAAAAGCTTTATAAGCAGGCTAAAATGAGTCAGTCATTTATATCAAATTATTCAAGTGAGAATGTTCAGGAATATTTTGCTGAATACTATGCGCTGTATGCGAGATTACTAAGTTCTAATGCAGAACTTCCTGAGAATGATCCTATGATTGGTATTTTGGAAGAATTAAAGAGAATATAGAATATTAGAAAAATTAGCTCCTTTATTAGGGGCTAATTTTTTGTCTTACTGATAAATCATATAATAAGAGGAATCAGGTTATTTTTGAAATGCAGTATCCTTATTATTAGAATTAATAAAGATAAGATAGCTGCATTAGAGTAAAATATGTTTCAAAAACAAAATCTTTTTAAATTATCATTATTGCAGGTTAGTGCTATTTGTATAATTGTACTGTTTACAAGTGGCGCAGGATATGTTGGTGAGTTGCCTAAACTGGATAATTATTCGGGTGCATCACAGGTTGATATTCAGAAAAGTGAACCGGTTTTACCTCTTGCTCCGAGAAAATTTCCAGCTGTTTATACAGGTGCAATTATCAATCAAGGTAGGTATAGTCAATATTTAAAGGACTTGGATGAGCTTATTCCTATACTTGAGAATATGAAGCAGTATATTGAGGATAAAAATACTAATATTCAAATGTTTTGTGCCAAGGCAAGCATGATAAATTTGTATGTTAACAATTTAAAAGTCAAATATGATAATAAAACTGAAAGAAATTATGAATCTTTTAAACAATTAATTATTCTAAATAAAAAGCTTAGTGAAACAACAGAATATTGGCGTTATACCAGCAAATATAACAAGCTTATTCGAGGATCACTGGAAGATCGAGAAAAAGATCAGGAAATAATGAACCAAAAATTAAATACTGCTTTAAAGGCAATAAATACGACTTTAGAAATTTTAAAAGAAAATTCTACTGATTAATTAGCGGTCTATTAGTAATTTTAATTTTTTGTAAAAGTTTTCATGTGCTGCTATAAGGTGCACAATTACTATAAGATTATCTGTATCTATTGAATATGCTATCCTGAATTCTTTTCCTGTATATTTAATATGGTGTGAATATATGTTTGTTAATGGAGATGTGAGTNNNNNNNNNNNNNNNNNNNNNNCATTAGCTATTTGAGTTAATGAATCTTTTATTTTTAATCTTAGCGGTTTGTCTAATTTTTTTTGTGATTTGTTAGCCGTATTGGTCAAAAAGATTTCGTACATATTTGGAAATCCTAAACTGTAAAAATTACATCAAAGATAAGTATTTTAGCTATATTCGTGAT
It encodes:
- a CDS encoding dTMP kinase, with amino-acid sequence MRLNKDHNLSGTLIVVEGIDGSGKSTQLALLRDWLTSVLGDIIFTEWNSSKLISETIKEAKKKNILSPRTFSLLHAIDFADRLEQIIVPPLKAGFIVLADRYVYTAFARDVARGVDPNWVRNMYGFSVKPDLSLYFKVPVKTSLDRICLNREPKFYEAGMDLHLSNDIYESYKLFQGKVITEYDRMVDEFGLIQINAGETIHNQQLLFRDIVRKKLSEKGIKV
- a CDS encoding 2-hydroxyglutaryl-CoA dehydratase, producing the protein MAKRSFLGIDVGSVTTKLAVIDETGEYIDSVMLRTAGKPVVAIQSGMSMLLQQANEEYEICGVGTTGSGRQLAGALMGADVIKNEITAHAVAASIHVTGVQTILEIGGQDSKIIILRDSIVTDFAMNTVCAAGTGSFLDQQASRLNVPIEEFGSTALKSNSPARIAGRCGVFAESDLIHKQQLGYPVPDLLYGLCQALVRNYLSNLALGKEILAPVVFQGGVATNIGMVKAFEEALGLEVVVPENHQTMGAIGAALLAMENYEYTRANTKFKGWEVRDFSFNSLTHECNDCSNNCEVITIVQGELENQDAKSPKEVKGNIIARWGGTCGKWDLAG